Proteins encoded by one window of Tunturibacter psychrotolerans:
- a CDS encoding glycosyltransferase family 2 protein yields MQTEALQTPVALFVFKRPETTRRVFEVISKVQPAKLLLVADGPRRDHDGEAEACQEVRDIVTRIDWPCDVSTNFATSNLGCQERVISGLDWVFSLVEEAIILEDDCLPDSSFFPFCQELLERYRGDSRISSIAGTNLTQRYVNTKSSYYFSELGGIWGWATWRAEWQKYDRHLTDWPKLKNEKMLSEIFDHPKAVAYWTAIFDAVHINQAPTTWDYQWLYTRLKNNALTVVPRSNLIANIGFGCDATNTSVADARFTPPLTTMKFPLQHPSSFVPSRSIDVRLQGLFTTSLAHRIPRKLRRISTRLFKDRSLREIPAITNND; encoded by the coding sequence ATGCAGACAGAGGCATTGCAAACGCCCGTGGCGTTGTTCGTTTTCAAGAGGCCCGAGACCACACGCCGCGTGTTTGAGGTAATCTCCAAGGTCCAGCCTGCAAAGTTGCTGCTCGTCGCAGATGGACCGCGACGAGATCATGACGGCGAAGCTGAAGCGTGCCAGGAGGTGCGTGACATCGTTACCCGGATCGACTGGCCGTGCGACGTCTCCACGAACTTCGCCACGAGCAACCTGGGCTGCCAAGAAAGGGTAATCAGCGGATTGGATTGGGTCTTTAGCTTGGTCGAAGAGGCCATTATTTTGGAGGACGACTGTCTACCAGACTCGTCCTTTTTCCCGTTTTGCCAGGAATTGCTTGAAAGATACCGCGGAGATAGCAGAATCTCGTCGATAGCGGGGACCAACTTAACGCAGAGATACGTGAACACCAAGTCCAGCTATTATTTCTCGGAGCTTGGCGGCATTTGGGGATGGGCAACATGGAGAGCGGAATGGCAAAAATATGACAGACACCTCACGGACTGGCCGAAGCTGAAGAACGAAAAAATGCTATCTGAAATTTTTGATCATCCGAAGGCCGTCGCCTACTGGACAGCGATCTTTGATGCCGTGCACATAAACCAAGCCCCGACCACGTGGGATTATCAATGGCTGTATACGCGTCTCAAAAATAATGCCTTGACGGTTGTTCCTCGGAGCAATCTAATCGCGAACATCGGCTTTGGATGTGATGCAACGAACACTTCTGTCGCGGACGCGAGGTTCACTCCCCCTTTGACTACGATGAAGTTTCCGCTTCAGCACCCTTCCAGTTTCGTTCCTTCACGAAGCATCGATGTGCGCCTCCAAGGTCTATTTACAACGTCGCTTGCACATCGAATTCCACGAAAGCTACGCCGGATCTCTACGAGGTTGTTCAAAGATCGATCACTGAGAGAAATACCGGCCATTACGAACAACGACTAA
- a CDS encoding flippase, which yields MGNLGWLMVDRVVRMGTGLFVGVWVARYLGPVQFGSLNFALAFVALFATMTTLGLDGIVIRELLHHPEDTHEILGTSLALRSAGSLIAVCLSIATLRLIQPHDREALILVSIISLTLIFQAFDAIDYLFQSQVRSKFTVWAKNGAFLVFAVIRVSLINIKAPLWTFAAANTGEFALGAAGLVLGYQLSGGRMISWKSSKKRAVQLLQQSWPALFSGMAIMVYMRLDMVMLKLMQGDFAVGLYSAATKVSEVWYFVPMAIASSVSPAIMKAKDDPELLHSRLRKLFSLMTLLACAIGSIVALASHVIIRTLYSNDFSGAAPVLMVHIWASVFVFLGVAQSPWDITKNLLTLSLYRTVAGAVINVLMNLYLIPKYSAMGAAIATVVSYAISGVFANVFSARTRPIFYMQMKSFIPGRFWA from the coding sequence GTGGGAAACCTGGGCTGGTTGATGGTCGACCGCGTCGTCCGCATGGGTACGGGCCTGTTCGTCGGGGTGTGGGTCGCACGGTATCTAGGCCCGGTGCAGTTTGGCAGCCTGAACTTCGCGTTGGCGTTCGTCGCTCTATTCGCGACGATGACGACGCTTGGGCTGGACGGCATTGTTATCCGCGAACTTCTGCACCATCCTGAGGATACCCACGAGATTCTCGGGACTTCGCTCGCGCTCCGGAGCGCCGGTAGTCTGATAGCAGTATGTCTGTCTATTGCTACTCTAAGGTTGATTCAACCCCACGACAGGGAAGCTCTGATTTTGGTGAGCATTATCTCTCTGACGTTGATCTTTCAGGCGTTCGACGCCATCGACTATCTCTTTCAGTCGCAGGTGCGCTCGAAGTTCACAGTGTGGGCGAAGAACGGTGCCTTCTTAGTCTTCGCTGTCATCCGTGTTTCGCTGATCAACATTAAAGCGCCCCTTTGGACGTTTGCCGCGGCCAATACCGGGGAGTTTGCGCTCGGAGCTGCCGGTCTGGTGCTCGGCTATCAGCTGTCGGGCGGCAGGATGATCTCTTGGAAAAGCAGCAAAAAGAGAGCGGTGCAGTTGCTTCAGCAAAGCTGGCCGGCGCTCTTTTCGGGAATGGCCATCATGGTATATATGCGTTTGGACATGGTGATGCTAAAGCTGATGCAGGGTGACTTTGCGGTCGGCCTATATTCCGCGGCTACTAAGGTATCGGAGGTCTGGTATTTCGTTCCTATGGCCATCGCGTCCTCCGTATCGCCTGCCATTATGAAAGCAAAGGATGACCCGGAGCTTCTACATAGCCGGCTTCGCAAGTTGTTCTCGCTGATGACTCTTTTAGCCTGCGCCATTGGCTCCATCGTCGCACTCGCCTCGCACGTGATCATCCGAACTCTGTATTCAAACGACTTCAGCGGAGCTGCTCCAGTATTGATGGTGCACATCTGGGCTTCCGTCTTTGTCTTCCTTGGGGTCGCGCAGTCCCCTTGGGATATAACCAAGAACCTTTTAACGCTCTCGCTTTATCGAACCGTCGCGGGTGCCGTGATCAATGTGCTGATGAACCTCTATTTGATACCGAAATATTCTGCCATGGGAGCCGCAATCGCTACAGTCGTTTCATATGCGATCTCGGGGGTATTCGCTAATGTCTTCAGCGCTCGGACAAGACCGATCTTTTATATGCAGATGAAATCCTTCATTCCGGGACGATTCTGGGCCTAA
- a CDS encoding PadR family transcriptional regulator, translated as MGSKTDIWQGTLALMALKTLESMGSLHGYGIARRIEQTSGDLLSLNYGTLYPALLKLEQEGAIVSEWGVSENNRRAKFYKLSRFGKKQLERETQDWEQTTAILARFFAPRQEA; from the coding sequence GTGGGCAGTAAGACGGACATTTGGCAAGGCACCTTGGCGTTGATGGCACTTAAGACTCTGGAATCAATGGGATCGCTTCATGGCTATGGCATCGCCCGGCGTATAGAGCAAACGAGCGGCGATCTTTTGTCGTTGAACTATGGAACTCTCTATCCTGCACTGCTGAAGTTGGAGCAGGAGGGAGCCATAGTCTCTGAATGGGGCGTATCGGAGAATAACCGACGGGCAAAGTTCTACAAGCTGAGTCGCTTCGGCAAGAAGCAGTTGGAGAGAGAAACCCAGGATTGGGAGCAGACGACTGCGATCCTCGCGCGCTTTTTCGCTCCCAGGCAGGAGGCTTGA